A stretch of the Clavibacter sp. B3I6 genome encodes the following:
- a CDS encoding DUF1972 domain-containing protein — protein MSAIEPRRLRIAMVGTRGVPAAYGGFETAIEEIGQRLAARGHDVTVYCRSANRSRPRTHLGMTLVHLPALKSKSIETLSHTALSAIHLAFGKRQDAAFVFNAANAPFVNLIRSRGAATAVHVDGLEWKRGKWGRMGKKYYRIAEQMAVKDADALISDAQGIADYYDHEFGIPTELLTYGANILRDPASDRLAELGLEPGRYHLVVARFEPENHVDVIVDGYTASDATLPLVVVGSAPYSAVYTDRIEQVASADPRIQRLGGVWDQEQLDQLYAHALTYIHGHSVGGTNPSLLRAMGAATATLANDNVFNRDVLGDDGRFWSDAAGVAALVEGAEANTEEAAAIGARLQERAEETYDWDAIADGYEELAARMTRGYSTRGMSRGVRSATRWEPELRASDATRTSFLLEESR, from the coding sequence ATGTCTGCTATCGAACCGCGTCGACTCCGCATCGCCATGGTCGGGACCCGTGGGGTCCCCGCCGCGTACGGCGGATTCGAGACCGCCATCGAGGAGATCGGGCAGCGCCTCGCCGCCCGCGGCCACGACGTCACCGTCTACTGCCGCTCCGCGAACCGCTCGCGTCCCCGCACCCACCTCGGCATGACGCTCGTGCACCTGCCCGCGCTCAAGTCCAAGTCGATCGAGACGCTCAGCCACACCGCGCTGTCCGCGATCCACCTGGCCTTCGGCAAGCGCCAGGACGCGGCCTTCGTGTTCAACGCCGCCAACGCGCCGTTCGTCAACCTCATCCGCTCGCGCGGCGCGGCCACGGCCGTGCACGTGGACGGCCTCGAGTGGAAGCGCGGCAAGTGGGGCCGCATGGGCAAGAAGTACTACCGGATCGCCGAGCAGATGGCCGTCAAGGACGCGGACGCGCTGATCTCGGACGCCCAGGGCATCGCCGACTACTACGACCACGAGTTCGGCATCCCCACCGAGCTGCTCACGTACGGCGCCAACATCCTGCGCGACCCCGCGTCGGACCGCCTCGCCGAGCTCGGCCTCGAGCCCGGCCGGTACCACCTCGTCGTCGCGCGCTTCGAGCCGGAGAACCACGTCGACGTCATCGTCGACGGGTACACCGCCTCGGACGCCACCCTCCCGCTCGTCGTCGTCGGATCCGCGCCGTATAGCGCCGTCTACACCGACCGCATCGAGCAGGTCGCCTCGGCCGACCCGCGCATCCAGCGCCTCGGCGGGGTGTGGGACCAGGAGCAGCTCGACCAGCTCTACGCCCACGCGCTGACCTACATCCACGGCCACTCGGTCGGCGGCACCAACCCGTCGCTGCTGCGCGCCATGGGCGCCGCGACCGCGACGCTCGCGAACGACAACGTCTTCAACCGCGACGTGCTCGGCGACGACGGCCGCTTCTGGTCGGACGCCGCCGGCGTCGCCGCGCTCGTCGAGGGTGCTGAGGCGAACACGGAGGAGGCCGCCGCGATCGGCGCCCGCCTGCAGGAGCGCGCCGAGGAGACCTACGACTGGGACGCCATCGCCGACGGCTACGAGGAGCTCGCCGCCCGCATGACGCGCGGCTACTCGACGCGCGGCATGAGCCGCGGCGTCCGCTCGGCCACCCGCTGGGAGCCGGAGCTGCGCGCGAGCGACGCGACCCGCACCTCCTTCCTCCTCGAGGAGAGCCGATGA
- a CDS encoding glycosyltransferase family 4 protein, with protein MTAFADTARALVQADDDGADLRGRTILVAHPSAELYGSDRVLLESVAGLVSAGARTVVTLPSDGPLVDALVGVGAVVHHAPTPVLRKSMLRPRGFAALVGQSVRGLSAGLGLVRRTRPDAVYVNTVTIPLWILVARLTGRPVLCHVHEAEGSASRAVGTALALPLALATSVVANSRYSVDVLGRALPRVARRTEVVYNGVPGPVEVTPARPALDGGLRVLYVGRLSDRKGVDVAVEALVELRDRGVPATLDIVGAVFPGYEAYEEQLRTTIRVLDLEHLVTMHGFHADVTPHLAAADACVVPSRVDEPFGNTAVEALLAARPVVVSDTSGLREAAGGYESARLVPPSDPAALADALQDIATNWDAYRARAARDRFRAEHRHGPELYRQRIARSVGTMLSATRRVGSPRPASSR; from the coding sequence GTGACCGCGTTCGCCGACACCGCGCGCGCGCTCGTGCAGGCCGACGACGACGGCGCGGACCTCCGCGGCCGCACGATCCTCGTCGCCCACCCGAGCGCTGAGCTGTACGGATCCGACCGCGTGCTGCTCGAGAGCGTCGCGGGCCTCGTGTCCGCCGGCGCCCGCACGGTCGTGACCCTGCCGTCCGACGGCCCGCTCGTCGACGCGCTCGTCGGCGTCGGCGCGGTCGTGCACCACGCGCCCACGCCCGTCCTGCGGAAGTCGATGCTGCGCCCGCGCGGCTTCGCGGCCCTCGTCGGCCAGTCCGTCCGCGGCCTGTCCGCGGGGCTCGGCCTCGTGCGCCGCACCCGCCCGGACGCCGTGTACGTGAACACCGTCACCATCCCGCTCTGGATCCTCGTGGCCCGCCTCACCGGCCGCCCCGTCCTCTGCCACGTGCACGAGGCCGAGGGGTCCGCGTCCCGCGCGGTCGGCACGGCGCTCGCCCTGCCGCTCGCGCTCGCCACGAGCGTCGTCGCGAACAGCCGGTACAGCGTCGACGTGCTCGGCCGGGCCCTCCCGCGGGTCGCGCGCCGCACCGAGGTCGTCTACAACGGCGTCCCCGGGCCGGTCGAGGTCACGCCCGCGCGCCCGGCGCTCGACGGGGGCCTCCGGGTCCTCTACGTCGGCCGCCTCTCCGACCGCAAGGGCGTGGACGTCGCCGTCGAGGCGCTGGTGGAGCTCCGCGACCGCGGCGTGCCCGCGACCCTCGACATCGTCGGCGCCGTGTTCCCCGGCTACGAGGCGTACGAGGAGCAGCTGCGCACGACGATCCGCGTGCTCGACCTCGAGCACCTGGTCACGATGCACGGCTTCCACGCTGACGTGACCCCCCACCTGGCCGCGGCCGACGCGTGCGTCGTGCCCTCCCGGGTGGACGAGCCGTTCGGCAACACGGCCGTCGAGGCCCTGCTGGCCGCGCGGCCCGTGGTGGTCAGCGACACCTCCGGCCTCCGCGAGGCCGCCGGCGGGTACGAGTCGGCGCGCCTGGTGCCGCCGTCGGACCCCGCCGCGCTCGCGGACGCCCTCCAGGACATCGCGACGAACTGGGACGCGTACCGCGCCCGGGCCGCCCGCGACCGCTTCCGCGCCGAGCACCGGCACGGACCCGAGCTCTACCGGCAGCGCATCGCGCGGTCGGTGGGCACGATGCTCAGCGCCACGAGGCGCGTCGGCAGCCCCCGACCGGCCAGCTCCCGCTGA
- a CDS encoding CDP-alcohol phosphatidyltransferase family protein: MTATASDPRAESYLDVVRRLASAQKKAARGAPAYSIRVNRPAGRLLAAWAFRAGLTPNQVTAISAAFTFTGIAILALVEPAAWVGIAVWLLLAVGYAFDSADGQVARLRGGGSLSGEWLDHVVDCIKISSLHLAVLVSMFRWPATDSDAWLLVPIAYAIVAAASFFAMILNDQLKRVHAVTGATAPEAGRSTLLRSLLVIPTDYGFLCIVFALLGAPVVFLAVYTLMMLANAGHLALASVKWFRDMDALDARRADAATSAAAGSARVTA; this comes from the coding sequence ATGACCGCCACGGCCTCCGACCCGCGCGCGGAGTCGTACCTCGACGTCGTCCGCCGCCTGGCCTCCGCGCAGAAGAAGGCGGCCCGGGGCGCGCCCGCCTACTCGATCCGCGTCAACCGGCCCGCCGGGCGGCTCCTCGCCGCCTGGGCGTTCCGCGCGGGCCTCACCCCGAACCAGGTGACCGCCATCAGCGCCGCCTTCACCTTCACCGGCATCGCGATCCTGGCGCTCGTCGAGCCCGCCGCCTGGGTCGGCATCGCGGTCTGGCTGCTGCTCGCCGTGGGCTACGCGTTCGACTCGGCCGACGGCCAGGTCGCGCGCCTCCGCGGCGGCGGCTCGCTCTCCGGCGAGTGGCTCGACCACGTCGTCGACTGCATCAAGATCTCGTCGCTGCACCTCGCGGTGCTCGTGTCCATGTTCCGCTGGCCCGCCACGGACTCCGACGCCTGGCTCCTCGTGCCGATCGCCTACGCGATCGTCGCCGCCGCGAGCTTCTTCGCGATGATCCTCAACGACCAGCTGAAGCGGGTGCACGCCGTCACCGGCGCCACCGCCCCCGAGGCCGGCCGCTCGACCCTGCTGCGCTCGCTCCTCGTGATCCCCACCGACTACGGCTTCCTCTGCATCGTGTTCGCGCTGCTGGGCGCCCCCGTCGTCTTCCTCGCCGTCTACACGCTGATGATGCTGGCGAACGCGGGCCACCTCGCGCTCGCGTCGGTCAAGTGGTTCCGCGACATGGACGCGCTCGATGCGCGCCGTGCCGACGCCGCCACGTCCGCCGCCGCGGGATCCGCGCGGGTGACCGCGTGA